In one window of Fusobacterium simiae DNA:
- a CDS encoding YkvA family protein, which produces MNYYYKNYTSYFTDGKFWEKMKEVAKKIGLKTTSYALILYYVLKKDEVPLTDKMLITGCLGYFILPFDLVPDLIPVVGYSDDVAGMIFAVKRCMNYVDDEIKENVSNKLISWFNVDREYVEKLLENIK; this is translated from the coding sequence ATGAATTATTATTATAAAAACTATACAAGCTACTTTACAGATGGCAAATTTTGGGAAAAAATGAAAGAAGTAGCTAAAAAAATAGGATTAAAGACAACTAGTTATGCTTTAATCCTTTATTATGTGCTAAAAAAAGATGAAGTTCCTTTAACAGATAAGATGTTAATAACAGGTTGTTTAGGATATTTTATATTACCATTTGATTTAGTGCCAGATTTAATACCAGTTGTGGGATATAGTGATGATGTAGCAGGAATGATATTTGCAGTAAAAAGATGTATGAACTATGTAGATGATGAAATAAAAGAAAATGTTTCAAATAAACTTATTTCTTGGTTTAATGTTGATAGAGAGTATGTTGAAAAATTATTGGAGAACATTAAATAA